Part of the Brevibacillus brevis genome is shown below.
GTCCGACAAGCCGACACGGCCGAGCAGCTCTCTCGCCTTTGACTCCGCCTCTGCCTTGGACATTCCCTTGACCTTGATCGGGGCATAGGTCAGATTGTTCAGCACGGTCATATGGGGAAAGAGATGAAAGTGCTGAAACACCATCCCGATTTTTTGCCGGACTTTCAGTACATCCGCTTTGGGGGCTGTAATGTCCTCCCCGTCGATGGTGACTCTGCCGGTCGTGGGCACTTCCAGCAGATTCATGCAGCGCAGCAGAGTCGACTTCCCGGAGCCGGACGGACCGATGATCGCGACGACCTCTCCTTTCCCGATCTCCGTAGAAATGCCCTTCAACACTTCGAGCTGTCCAAACGATTTGGTAATGTTGTCGATCTTAATCACTGCGCCTCATCCTCCTCTCCAGCATGCGCGCCACCCAGGTCAGGATCATGACCATGACGTAGTACAGGACACCGGCGATGATATACGGCTCAAAGTACCGGAAGATGGTGCCTTTGACCACGTTCGCGTTTTGCAGGATGTCGGCGAGGCCGATCGTGGAGACGAGAGCCGATTCCTTCAGCAGCGCGATCGTCTCGTTGACCAGCGCAGGCAGGATGTTTTTGACCCCCTGCGGCAAAATGATGTCCAGCATCATCCGGCGGTATGGAATGCCGAGCGCTTTGGCCGCTTCCCACTGCCCCTTGTCCACCGCGAGAATGCCCCCGCGGATCGTCTCGGAAATGTACGCGCCGGAGTTCAGCGTGAACGTCAACACAGCCGCTTCCAGCTGGGAGATGTTATAACCGGTCAGCTGCGGCGTCGCAAAGTAGACGAAGGTCAGCTGCAAAATCAGCGGCGTGCCGCGAAATACGGACGTATAAGCGACCGCCAGCCAATTCAGCGGACCGAATTTGGAGATCTTGATGAGGGCCAGGATGGAACCCCAGATAAACCCTAAAATCACCGAAATCAGCGTGACGAGTAATGTTACCTTTATCCCATTCAAAATGAAAGGGATATAGGGCACAATCTGTCCAAAATCCAAATCCATGCCCGTACCCACCCCTTTCTGTCAATCGTGTAGCTGTTTGTCTTTGCCGTACCCGGCGATTATTGGCCGAACCATTTTTTGATCAGCTTGTCCATTTCTCCGTTTTCCTGCATCTCTTTGATCACCTTGTTGAACTCCTCTACATGAGGCGATCCTTTCGGGAAGGCGATCGCAGAGCCGTTTTTCTCGTCGGATTGGATCGTGGTGTACTGCAGGCCCGGGTTGCTCTCTACGAAGCCTTTCGCCACGGTA
Proteins encoded:
- a CDS encoding amino acid ABC transporter permease: MDLDFGQIVPYIPFILNGIKVTLLVTLISVILGFIWGSILALIKISKFGPLNWLAVAYTSVFRGTPLILQLTFVYFATPQLTGYNISQLEAAVLTFTLNSGAYISETIRGGILAVDKGQWEAAKALGIPYRRMMLDIILPQGVKNILPALVNETIALLKESALVSTIGLADILQNANVVKGTIFRYFEPYIIAGVLYYVMVMILTWVARMLERRMRRSD
- a CDS encoding amino acid ABC transporter ATP-binding protein, with protein sequence MIKIDNITKSFGQLEVLKGISTEIGKGEVVAIIGPSGSGKSTLLRCMNLLEVPTTGRVTIDGEDITAPKADVLKVRQKIGMVFQHFHLFPHMTVLNNLTYAPIKVKGMSKAEAESKARELLGRVGLSDKADVYPSRLSGGQKQRVAIARSLVMEPQIMLFDEPTSALDPEMVKEVLEVMKGLAHTGMTMAIVTHEMRFAEEVSDRILFIDNGKLVEETPPQEFFRSPKSERAKQFLEKVR